In Candidatus Margulisiibacteriota bacterium, a genomic segment contains:
- a CDS encoding DNA photolyase, translating to MTNFQQNTPIHKILINEQVLESALTKRIINKLPKAEQIVFQDEKLKEIVKKHDESTTLLLTKLKGQPIIMCPGTTKHHCCNYRILNIGHNCTFNCTYCILQDYLKTKALSVFTDIPEYMQKNIIEKNIDAGSLYRIGTGEFTDSLIIDDITELSTDLINFFRDYPNIILEFKTKSTNIESLLKTKPAKNIIVAWSVNSEKISNTTESESPSLDERLQAAKKITDHGYDVAFHFDPMILYTDYWKDYQLTIQKIYTTIPKEKIRWISLGTLRFTKGLKPTFLKRSPLFIDEFILSDDQKFRYLRFRREQAYKKMLTEIKKHRPKQFVYLCMESAVIWKNVFGFNFKDNEDFELWFNKEVFTHL from the coding sequence ATGACAAATTTTCAACAAAATACTCCCATTCATAAAATTCTTATTAACGAACAAGTATTGGAGTCAGCACTAACAAAAAGAATCATTAATAAGCTCCCAAAGGCTGAACAAATTGTTTTCCAAGATGAAAAATTAAAAGAAATCGTGAAAAAACATGATGAATCCACCACTCTTTTGTTAACAAAACTCAAAGGACAGCCAATTATCATGTGCCCAGGCACTACTAAACATCACTGCTGTAATTATCGTATCTTAAATATCGGACACAACTGCACCTTTAATTGCACCTACTGTATCCTTCAAGACTATCTAAAAACAAAAGCCCTTTCTGTTTTTACAGATATACCAGAATATATGCAAAAAAACATAATAGAAAAGAACATAGACGCTGGAAGCCTCTACAGAATTGGGACTGGCGAATTTACTGACAGTCTAATCATTGATGACATTACCGAATTATCCACAGATTTAATAAATTTCTTTCGAGATTATCCTAACATCATCTTAGAGTTCAAAACAAAATCCACCAACATAGAAAGCTTACTAAAAACTAAGCCAGCTAAAAATATTATTGTTGCTTGGTCAGTCAATTCAGAAAAAATATCAAACACAACAGAAAGCGAATCACCCAGCCTCGACGAAAGATTACAAGCAGCAAAAAAAATAACAGACCATGGGTATGATGTAGCTTTCCATTTCGACCCCATGATTCTTTACACTGATTACTGGAAAGACTACCAACTAACTATTCAAAAAATATACACTACTATCCCCAAAGAAAAAATACGTTGGATAAGCTTAGGCACACTAAGATTCACCAAAGGATTAAAGCCTACTTTCTTAAAAAGAAGCCCGCTGTTTATTGACGAGTTTATTCTCTCTGATGACCAAAAGTTCCGATACTTACGTTTCCGCAGAGAGCAAGCATACAAAAAAATGTTAACAGAAATTAAAAAACATCGCCCAAAACAGTTTGTGTATTTATGCATGGAGTCAGCTGTTATCTGGAAAAATGTTTTTGGTTTCAACTTTAAAGATAACGAAGACTTTGAGCTATGGTTTAACAAAGAGGTTTTTACGCACCTATGA